The Stenotrophomonas indicatrix DNA segment GTTCAGCGTGTCATGCCCCCATTTGCGGTGCCGTGAGCGCGGGGTGTGCGCGGTGTACATCCAGCCGGACACGGCCGTTGACACTGCCTTCAACCATTCACCGGCTCCACGCAACCCATTCACGGCGGTTTCCGCAGTGCCCGGGCAGGCTCATCCATGAGGCGGGTGCGCGAGGTGAGGTATGTGGAGAAGAAATGGTCTTTCGCTGGTTCTGCTGGCACTGATGTTGCTGTTTCTGGGAGGGCAGATCGCAGCGGGCCTGCAGGTCTACAACGATGAGCTGCAGCGGCATGGCAGCACCTCGGTGGACCTGTGGCATTACCTTGTCAGTGGCCACTTCATCAGTGCCACCTTCGAGAACTGGGAGAGCGAGTTCCTGCAGATGGGCATGTACGTGCTGTTGACGGTTTCGTTACGGCAACGCGGCTCGGCAGAATCGAGGCCGCTGGATCCGGCGCAGGAACAGGAACGGGTGGATGAGGGACCTGTCCCTTGGCCCGTGCGCCGGGGCGGGATCTGGGAGACCTTGTACGGCCACTCACTGGCGATTGCCTTCACGATCATGTTCCTGCTGAGTTTTGCCTTGCATGCCATCGGCAGTTGGCGTTCGGAGTGTGTCGAGAAACGGCTGGAGGGCTTGCCACCCCCGGGATTCCTTGACCATCTGTCCAGCAGTACGTTCTGGTTCGAATCGATGCAGAACTGGCAAAGCGAATTCCTCGCCGTGCTGTCACTGGTCATCCTCACCATCTTCCTTCGCCAGAAGGACTCTCCCCAGTCGAAAGCGGTCCAGGCACCTCACTCGCAGACCGGGGATTGATGGCGACGGGCGTGCAGCACGTTCCCCTGGCGGCGCCACGCTAGGCCAGGAATACCTCATGGTTGCGCTGGAAACGCGCAAGAACGCGCGCGGGCAACGCCGGCTCGGCACGCAGGTACTCGATCGCTCCAGTCTGGGTGCGCAGCAGGGACACCGCGCCGCGCTTGCAGTCGA contains these protein-coding regions:
- a CDS encoding DUF6766 family protein, whose amino-acid sequence is MWRRNGLSLVLLALMLLFLGGQIAAGLQVYNDELQRHGSTSVDLWHYLVSGHFISATFENWESEFLQMGMYVLLTVSLRQRGSAESRPLDPAQEQERVDEGPVPWPVRRGGIWETLYGHSLAIAFTIMFLLSFALHAIGSWRSECVEKRLEGLPPPGFLDHLSSSTFWFESMQNWQSEFLAVLSLVILTIFLRQKDSPQSKAVQAPHSQTGD